CACGATCGAGGTGGACAAGGTGTACGTGCTGTACTTCTTCAACACTTTCTACCGCGGTGCTGACGTGTGCAACGACGAGTTCACGGTGCTATCAGAAGAAATGGGGGACAAGGTGGTGTTCGTCGGCATCAGCACTGATGCCGACATCGCCAAGACGGAGAAGTATCTGGGGAAGGAGATCATTGATGAGAACacgaagaagcagctgcgactgTCTCCGCCCCACATCGTTTACGACGAGGGCAAGATGGTCAGCAAGAGCTACGCGGCTGTATCAAACCTCTCTGTGATGTCGTGCCCCATGGCCTTCGTGATCAAGGATGGCAAGGTCGTGTGGCGCCAGCAGTTC
Above is a genomic segment from Leishmania panamensis strain MHOM/PA/94/PSC-1 chromosome 14 sequence containing:
- a CDS encoding hypothetical protein (TriTrypDB/GeneDB-style sysID: LpmP.14.0190); amino-acid sequence: MTDIDVKTYSDDASLGKEAPKVDSTHPIKGGNLTIEVDKVYVLYFFNTFYRGADVCNDEFTVLSEEMGDKVVFVGISTDADIAKTEKYLGKEIIDENTKKQLRLSPPHIVYDEGKMVSKSYAAVSNLSVMSCPMAFVIKDGKVVWRQQFLQAHTVNQSNFRAQLSHVLAGEELESNGPRPKVEIEEEEAEGIDGEMSLF